In one window of Coriobacteriia bacterium DNA:
- a CDS encoding HAMP domain-containing histidine kinase, producing the protein MRERFRNALRTYALLSIGAMVFVALLAARFKWGWILVLVVAIGMGVLSWISADDTARKNVSNLDNLVSAINSFNSGIHSVRARGASTKEARALVDGFNKMAAEAEQAISALNTEEKRQMQFVSDVSHELRTPLTAIRGAAETLLDGNVPPNDQVRFLSTIAAESERLSRLANDLLTLQRIEGSSTELPLRKFNPREAVMRAARMLDPLFDARGVNFSIQGTSPDILGDIDRIQQVVANLIDNATRMVSDNGRVWVEFSSAYRNELGSQIPAKSFVDVDRFAIMAICDNGPGIPAENIPHLFDRFFRTDLSRARNRGGAGLGLSIVKAIIDVHGGTIEVENRVGGGTQFTIYLPVPPDIGI; encoded by the coding sequence ATGCGTGAGCGTTTCAGAAATGCTCTGCGCACGTATGCGCTACTCTCAATCGGAGCCATGGTGTTTGTCGCCCTTTTGGCGGCTCGTTTCAAATGGGGCTGGATTCTCGTGCTCGTCGTAGCCATCGGAATGGGAGTGCTCAGCTGGATAAGTGCAGATGATACTGCCCGGAAGAACGTATCCAATCTCGACAACCTCGTCAGCGCAATCAACTCGTTTAACAGCGGTATCCATTCCGTTCGCGCACGTGGCGCAAGCACCAAAGAGGCTCGCGCACTCGTCGACGGTTTCAATAAAATGGCCGCCGAGGCGGAGCAGGCCATTTCGGCGCTGAATACCGAAGAGAAACGTCAGATGCAATTCGTATCCGATGTTTCCCATGAACTGCGCACACCCTTGACCGCAATCCGGGGCGCCGCCGAAACACTTCTCGATGGCAACGTGCCCCCCAACGATCAGGTTCGCTTTCTTTCCACCATCGCCGCCGAATCCGAACGGCTCTCGCGCCTCGCAAACGATTTGCTCACCCTACAACGTATCGAAGGGTCCTCGACGGAATTGCCCTTACGGAAATTCAATCCGCGTGAAGCCGTCATGCGCGCAGCGCGCATGCTCGATCCCCTTTTCGATGCACGCGGTGTGAACTTTTCCATCCAGGGAACGAGCCCCGACATCTTGGGCGACATCGATCGAATCCAACAAGTCGTGGCAAACCTGATCGACAATGCAACTCGCATGGTAAGCGACAACGGCCGTGTATGGGTGGAGTTTTCGAGCGCTTATCGCAATGAGCTCGGATCGCAGATACCTGCGAAGAGTTTTGTGGATGTCGACAGGTTCGCCATCATGGCGATTTGTGATAACGGTCCCGGAATTCCGGCGGAAAACATCCCCCACCTGTTCGACCGCTTTTTCAGAACCGACTTGAGCCGCGCCCGCAATCGCGGAGGTGCCGGGCTCGGGCTTTCAATCGTGAAAGCCATCATCGATGTCCACGGCGGTACGATCGAAGTCGAAAATCGCGTCGGCGGAGGGACTCAGTTCACCATCTACTTGCCGGTTCCCCCCGACATAGGCATATAG
- a CDS encoding biotin transporter BioY, whose protein sequence is MNEIAKESTVRINARLQSLTLIALFAALIAASSLFAAFVYPIPFTLQTLFVILAALLLTPAQATGAMALYVGIGAIGLPVFSGGRGGLSVIVGPTGGYLFGFIVAACVGSYLMGRLRKTQVNAFITRGIVALLVIALVDTFGVAWMMASAGMSFNAAVVAGVVPFIVPDVLKGIVAVVLASALCRYMPMSGGTGK, encoded by the coding sequence ATGAATGAAATTGCAAAAGAAAGTACCGTCAGAATCAATGCGCGTTTGCAGTCGTTGACGCTTATCGCCCTTTTCGCCGCGCTGATTGCAGCGTCTTCGCTTTTTGCGGCGTTTGTGTATCCGATTCCTTTTACGCTTCAAACGCTCTTCGTCATTCTTGCCGCGCTGCTGTTGACACCGGCTCAGGCGACGGGCGCGATGGCGCTCTACGTCGGTATCGGGGCCATCGGACTGCCGGTATTTTCGGGCGGCCGCGGTGGGCTCAGTGTGATTGTAGGACCCACCGGCGGGTACCTCTTCGGATTCATCGTCGCCGCTTGCGTCGGCTCATACCTGATGGGGCGCCTGCGTAAGACGCAGGTGAATGCGTTCATCACTCGTGGGATCGTGGCACTTCTCGTGATTGCGCTCGTCGATACATTCGGCGTCGCCTGGATGATGGCTTCTGCGGGTATGTCTTTTAACGCCGCCGTCGTTGCGGGAGTCGTTCCCTTCATCGTTCCCGATGTGCTCAAAGGTATCGTCGCCGTCGTTTTGGCGAGTGCGCTTTGTCGCTATATGCCTATGTCGGGGGGAACCGGCAAGTAG
- a CDS encoding nitronate monooxygenase, producing MKLPSLKIGNLTVVVPIIQGGMGIGVSLSSLASAVANEGGIGIISAAQIGYMEEDFETNNKEANIRGLISQIRKARTLSPNGIIGVNIMVAMNNYREMVITAVEEKIDLIISGAGLPMDLPEMVKGSATKAAPIVSSGRAAALISKVWDKKYSYVPDAVVVEGPKAGGHLGFKLEQLDEIENYELTGIVKEVIEVLKPYEEKYNKKIPVIAAGGIYTGQDIAKCLKAGAAGVQMATRFAATDECDADIKFKMAYIHAKEEDIGIIKSPVGMPGRAVGNKFLDEVSRGDIQVKRCFNCIKTCNPKNTPYCITKALIEAVKGNVDEGLIFVGTNAYRVDKIVPVKELMEELVSEAEAAL from the coding sequence ATGAAATTACCTTCACTTAAAATTGGCAATTTAACAGTTGTAGTTCCTATAATTCAGGGAGGAATGGGTATTGGAGTATCCCTGTCATCTCTCGCATCAGCAGTTGCAAACGAGGGCGGAATCGGAATAATATCCGCAGCTCAGATAGGGTATATGGAAGAGGATTTTGAAACTAATAATAAAGAAGCAAATATAAGAGGCCTGATAAGTCAGATTAGAAAAGCGAGAACGCTTAGCCCTAATGGAATAATAGGCGTTAACATAATGGTTGCCATGAATAATTACAGAGAAATGGTAATCACCGCCGTTGAAGAAAAAATCGACCTGATAATTTCAGGAGCTGGACTTCCCATGGATTTGCCTGAAATGGTGAAAGGCTCAGCTACAAAGGCTGCTCCTATTGTTTCTTCAGGAAGGGCAGCGGCACTTATTTCAAAGGTATGGGATAAGAAATACTCATATGTACCTGATGCAGTAGTCGTAGAAGGCCCAAAAGCCGGAGGACATTTAGGTTTTAAATTAGAACAGCTTGATGAAATAGAAAACTATGAATTAACGGGGATTGTTAAAGAAGTTATTGAAGTTTTAAAGCCCTATGAAGAGAAATATAACAAGAAAATACCGGTGATTGCAGCTGGGGGAATTTATACCGGACAAGATATTGCAAAATGTTTAAAGGCAGGAGCAGCTGGAGTACAGATGGCTACCAGATTCGCAGCAACTGATGAATGCGATGCGGATATTAAATTTAAAATGGCTTATATACATGCTAAAGAAGAAGATATTGGGATAATAAAAAGCCCTGTGGGGATGCCGGGAAGAGCTGTTGGAAATAAATTTTTGGATGAAGTTTCCAGGGGAGACATTCAAGTTAAGAGATGCTTTAACTGCATTAAAACTTGTAACCCTAAAAATACCCCCTATTGTATTACAAAAGCATTAATAGAAGCAGTAAAAGGAAATGTTGACGAAGGACTTATCTTCGTTGGTACAAATGCTTACAGAGTTGATAAAATAGTGCCCGTGAAAGAGCTTATGGAAGAGCTGGTATCTGAGGCAGAGGCGGCTTTATAA
- a CDS encoding pantoate--beta-alanine ligase produces MHIFKTKSAVHGFSENAHSAGKTVGFVATMGALHEGHLTLVRYALMQNDIVIVSIFVNPTQFGHDEDYSQYPRTLEEDCVLLEELGVHGVFAPTAGEMYDSTIEQMNANDGGLTRTQINPGELATLWEGELRPAHFAGVCLVVGKLLNIVRPNRAYFGEKDYQQLAIIRQLAADLDLFVEVIGVSIERADDGLALSSRNRYLNVEQRKGACSLYESIVLAQSLCAKGEVMCAEIVRDVTNYLTLRCDGMLSIGYVAIVDPMTLKPLESVIDEGRLLISVQLDGIHLIDNALICA; encoded by the coding sequence ATGCATATATTTAAGACCAAGTCGGCGGTTCACGGTTTCAGTGAGAACGCACATAGTGCGGGAAAGACCGTCGGATTCGTGGCGACCATGGGCGCCCTTCATGAGGGGCATTTGACATTGGTCCGTTACGCGCTCATGCAAAATGACATCGTCATAGTATCGATATTCGTGAATCCCACGCAATTCGGACATGATGAGGATTATTCGCAATACCCGCGCACTCTCGAGGAGGACTGTGTGCTCCTCGAAGAACTTGGGGTGCACGGCGTCTTCGCCCCGACGGCGGGCGAGATGTATGACTCCACCATCGAGCAGATGAACGCCAACGACGGGGGATTGACGAGAACGCAAATTAACCCCGGCGAACTGGCGACTCTGTGGGAGGGTGAATTGCGCCCGGCGCACTTCGCCGGTGTATGCCTCGTGGTGGGAAAGCTTTTGAACATCGTGAGGCCTAATCGTGCGTATTTCGGCGAGAAAGATTATCAGCAACTCGCAATCATTCGGCAGCTCGCCGCCGATCTCGACCTTTTCGTCGAAGTGATCGGAGTGTCCATCGAGCGCGCCGACGACGGTCTTGCCCTTTCGAGTCGCAATCGTTATCTCAACGTCGAGCAACGCAAGGGGGCATGTTCGTTGTACGAATCGATTGTGCTCGCGCAATCTTTGTGTGCCAAAGGTGAGGTGATGTGTGCCGAGATCGTGCGCGACGTTACCAATTATTTGACGCTTCGATGTGATGGCATGCTTTCCATCGGGTATGTTGCCATTGTGGACCCGATGACGCTGAAACCGCTCGAGTCGGTTATCGACGAGGGGCGTCTTTTGATTTCGGTTCAGCTCGACGGCATACATCTCATAGATAATGCGCTTATCTGCGCGTGA
- a CDS encoding cytochrome c maturation protein CcmE: MNKRARNRLIGITAIILIAIVAIIATVGLRGGTASNVTVKEATSDKKNIGKRIKVGGVVITGSWDKKTNPMTFKIRDEKDTAGTGTQITVIYSGTAPSTFGDGVTAIVTGELDASNTIKAGEMITKCPSKYESATGAYTVKDLKARADTMKNIPVKISGKVKAGTIVAPGGAVRFTVLDATGGTDEINVAYDGALPNGMKDGSTVVLTGELNDAGAFAATNVALEGAK, encoded by the coding sequence ATGAACAAACGCGCGCGCAACAGGCTTATCGGCATTACCGCAATCATACTCATCGCCATCGTGGCGATTATCGCGACGGTGGGACTGCGTGGAGGCACCGCCTCGAACGTGACGGTTAAAGAAGCGACATCCGATAAGAAGAACATCGGGAAACGCATCAAGGTCGGCGGCGTCGTCATCACCGGCTCATGGGATAAAAAGACCAATCCCATGACGTTTAAGATTCGTGATGAAAAAGATACAGCCGGAACCGGGACTCAAATCACCGTCATTTATTCGGGCACGGCTCCTTCGACGTTCGGCGACGGTGTCACGGCGATCGTCACCGGTGAGTTGGATGCGAGCAATACCATCAAAGCCGGTGAAATGATTACCAAGTGTCCTTCGAAATACGAATCTGCTACGGGCGCTTATACGGTTAAAGACTTGAAAGCTCGCGCCGATACGATGAAGAATATCCCCGTGAAGATTTCGGGTAAAGTCAAAGCGGGAACAATCGTAGCTCCGGGCGGAGCCGTGCGCTTCACCGTTCTTGATGCCACCGGAGGAACCGACGAAATCAATGTCGCGTACGACGGGGCACTTCCCAACGGTATGAAAGACGGCTCGACCGTCGTGTTGACCGGCGAACTCAACGATGCCGGAGCATTCGCGGCTACAAACGTCGCCCTCGAGGGTGCCAAGTAA
- a CDS encoding biotin--[acetyl-CoA-carboxylase] ligase produces MGSQLMQSVLPLYNWLAGIMVPWGLMVLFALSFLESLYIIGLFTPGEVTVVAAALVAAGSKTPLWAVLAVAVLGNISGVAFGYYVGHKFGLTRMRILMEKFAVTRIGRWTKTDPGLIDDIAEYFEKHGQMTAFGARFAYGAKSFIPPIAGATHMGFSSFILSSFLGGLIYNVGLVAVGWALRVNAPLAATIMKSIGWFAAMMVVILGVFGFAMIRRYAKARKMRFLEKHDIPHEIPQSVARRFWREIQFIEEVSSTNDYAYESAMRGQAPPAAYIAARQTAGRGRLGRTWESPRGNVYLSMLLEKTPPQQGNEGEIGSLSLLTAIAVGRAFRKIFFEKGKPELVDSLKIKWPNDIYIGKLKACGILLEARSGFIIVGVGVNNIRESAGSVAFLSDFGIDITNKQLAYDILDSFEDMYSGWLESGFIPYLEEYTNFEKNVSRYVEVFDTAGNLLDAGYCVGFTPSGHMILADGIESDSPSGHSNEREISSGDVTLKKGTAHE; encoded by the coding sequence ATGGGAAGCCAGCTGATGCAATCCGTTCTGCCTCTTTATAATTGGCTGGCCGGAATAATGGTGCCTTGGGGTCTCATGGTTCTTTTTGCGCTTTCTTTTCTCGAGAGTCTTTATATCATCGGATTATTCACCCCGGGCGAAGTGACGGTCGTTGCCGCCGCTCTTGTGGCGGCGGGGAGCAAAACTCCCCTTTGGGCGGTTCTTGCCGTGGCGGTGCTCGGTAATATTTCGGGTGTCGCGTTCGGATATTACGTCGGTCATAAGTTCGGGCTTACGAGGATGCGAATTTTGATGGAGAAGTTCGCCGTCACGCGCATCGGGCGCTGGACTAAAACCGATCCGGGATTGATCGATGACATCGCCGAATATTTTGAGAAACACGGTCAGATGACGGCATTCGGGGCGAGGTTCGCGTATGGGGCGAAGAGCTTCATTCCTCCGATTGCCGGTGCGACGCACATGGGTTTCTCGTCGTTTATCTTAAGCTCTTTTCTGGGCGGTCTGATTTATAATGTGGGGCTGGTCGCCGTCGGATGGGCACTTCGGGTTAACGCGCCGCTCGCTGCCACGATTATGAAATCAATCGGGTGGTTTGCCGCGATGATGGTCGTCATTTTGGGCGTTTTCGGGTTCGCGATGATCAGGCGTTACGCAAAAGCGCGCAAGATGAGGTTTTTGGAGAAACATGATATTCCCCATGAGATACCGCAATCGGTGGCTCGTCGTTTTTGGAGAGAGATACAATTCATCGAGGAGGTATCCTCCACCAACGACTACGCGTATGAATCCGCGATGAGGGGACAGGCTCCTCCGGCAGCTTACATCGCCGCCCGCCAGACAGCCGGACGTGGCCGATTGGGCCGCACATGGGAATCTCCGAGAGGCAATGTGTATTTGTCCATGCTTCTCGAAAAAACGCCACCGCAGCAGGGGAACGAAGGCGAGATAGGGTCGTTGTCGCTCTTGACGGCGATAGCCGTCGGACGTGCTTTCCGGAAAATATTTTTTGAAAAGGGCAAGCCCGAACTCGTCGATTCGCTTAAAATAAAGTGGCCGAACGACATCTATATCGGCAAACTCAAAGCGTGCGGCATTTTGCTCGAGGCTCGTTCCGGATTCATCATCGTCGGAGTGGGAGTCAACAATATCCGTGAATCGGCGGGTTCTGTTGCATTTTTGAGTGATTTCGGTATCGATATCACCAACAAACAGCTTGCGTATGATATTCTTGATAGCTTCGAGGACATGTATTCGGGTTGGTTGGAAAGCGGTTTCATACCGTATCTCGAAGAGTATACGAACTTCGAAAAGAATGTATCACGGTACGTAGAGGTGTTCGATACTGCCGGCAATCTTCTCGACGCGGGATATTGCGTCGGGTTCACTCCATCGGGGCATATGATTCTGGCCGATGGGATTGAGAGCGATTCGCCGTCGGGACACAGCAATGAACGAGAAATATCTTCCGGTGATGTCACGTTGAAAAAGGGGACTGCACATGAATGA
- a CDS encoding transcriptional regulator, whose translation MMDLFRIGDKVISKRKIDDALKDLLMRRANGATQKEAAAAVRVPRTFVSNVETLGTIRTGKKIAFIAFPLSNAAEATALAEHYGIDLTLVFSQTERKHVEEEPASDIFNRMIDTIAALKSFDAAVIAASDYRIETFRNVLDLEVIGLPLGKSPLLKDQELDLGELEELFIALTTKTDESSRKTTAAYAATGEGPTGFQIAKRWLSSKK comes from the coding sequence ATGATGGATCTTTTTCGTATAGGCGACAAAGTAATCAGCAAACGTAAAATCGACGATGCTCTCAAAGATTTGCTTATGCGTCGCGCAAACGGGGCGACACAAAAGGAAGCCGCTGCAGCTGTACGCGTTCCTCGCACGTTCGTATCAAATGTCGAGACGCTGGGGACCATTCGTACCGGCAAGAAAATCGCGTTCATCGCATTTCCCCTTTCGAACGCCGCCGAGGCGACCGCTCTGGCAGAGCACTACGGTATCGATTTGACGCTGGTTTTTTCTCAAACCGAGCGAAAGCACGTCGAAGAAGAACCGGCTTCGGATATTTTCAATCGAATGATCGATACGATCGCCGCGCTCAAAAGTTTCGATGCAGCGGTCATAGCGGCGAGTGACTACCGAATCGAAACGTTTAGAAACGTGCTCGATTTAGAGGTGATCGGACTTCCCCTCGGAAAGTCGCCGTTGTTAAAAGATCAGGAACTCGATCTCGGTGAGCTCGAAGAGCTTTTCATCGCTCTCACGACGAAAACCGATGAATCATCGCGTAAGACGACAGCTGCATATGCGGCGACCGGCGAAGGCCCGACCGGCTTTCAGATTGCAAAGAGGTGGCTCTCATCAAAGAAATAG
- a CDS encoding type III pantothenate kinase translates to MLLAIDVGNTQTVVGLHTDGRWISSWRLATDPACTPDELEVKMNDFFTFHKIDVAIIDTVIIASVVPPLTSAWADLARMISNARILTVGPGIKTGLTVGILHPHELGADRIANAVGAAELYGAPVIVVDFGTATNLDVVTADGIYKGGVISPGIATSADALFRHAARLSAVDLEAPAHALGTSTSTAVQSGLIFGEAAKVDGLVNRIWSELGYKTKVIATGGLMGLVARYCECIDESNEMLTLEGLRVIAQRNVK, encoded by the coding sequence GTGCTCTTAGCCATCGATGTCGGAAACACTCAAACAGTAGTCGGTTTACACACGGACGGCCGTTGGATTTCGTCATGGAGACTCGCCACCGATCCTGCTTGCACTCCCGATGAGCTCGAAGTGAAAATGAACGATTTTTTCACTTTTCACAAGATCGATGTCGCGATAATCGATACGGTGATCATCGCCAGCGTCGTTCCACCGCTCACGTCAGCATGGGCCGACTTGGCCCGCATGATTTCGAACGCTCGCATTCTCACCGTCGGTCCCGGCATTAAAACCGGTTTGACCGTCGGCATTCTGCATCCGCACGAACTCGGGGCCGATCGAATCGCCAATGCGGTCGGTGCGGCTGAACTCTACGGAGCACCCGTCATCGTCGTCGATTTCGGCACGGCGACCAATCTCGATGTCGTTACCGCCGATGGAATCTATAAGGGCGGTGTCATATCTCCCGGCATTGCGACGAGCGCCGACGCTTTGTTCCGCCATGCGGCCCGCTTGAGCGCCGTGGATTTGGAGGCACCCGCCCACGCGCTCGGCACCAGTACGTCGACCGCGGTGCAGTCGGGGCTCATTTTCGGCGAGGCGGCAAAAGTCGACGGACTCGTGAACCGTATCTGGAGCGAGCTCGGCTATAAAACGAAAGTAATCGCCACGGGAGGTCTGATGGGTCTGGTGGCTCGCTACTGCGAATGTATCGACGAGTCCAACGAGATGCTCACCCTCGAGGGCTTGCGCGTGATTGCGCAAAGGAACGTGAAATGA
- a CDS encoding response regulator transcription factor yields MSDQPLKILIVDDELSITEFVSYNLKKEGYEVGVANDGDTALEMVTATPFDLVVLDVMLPGMNGYEVCKRIRATSSVPVLFLSARDTELDKVVGLEIGGDDYLAKPFGIRELSARVKALLRRAHTETKGVNGSAPISIEVGGIILDEAAHHATSEAGPIDLTPREFELLSCLMHNAGRVLSREQLLRDAWGWEYLVETKTVDTHVKRLRDKLEAAKVDSSLVETVRGYGYRFRTE; encoded by the coding sequence ATGTCTGATCAGCCACTCAAAATTCTCATCGTCGATGACGAACTTTCCATCACCGAGTTCGTGAGCTACAACCTCAAAAAAGAGGGTTACGAAGTCGGCGTTGCAAATGACGGGGATACGGCGCTCGAAATGGTCACCGCAACGCCTTTCGACTTAGTGGTACTCGATGTCATGCTTCCCGGAATGAATGGCTATGAAGTATGCAAGCGCATCCGCGCCACTTCTTCGGTCCCCGTTCTTTTCCTTTCCGCACGCGATACCGAACTCGATAAAGTCGTCGGTCTCGAAATCGGAGGAGACGATTACCTCGCAAAACCTTTCGGCATCCGCGAACTTTCCGCACGCGTCAAAGCACTCCTTCGTCGCGCCCACACTGAGACCAAAGGCGTCAACGGCTCCGCTCCGATAAGCATCGAGGTCGGAGGCATCATCTTGGATGAGGCCGCACATCACGCGACGAGCGAAGCCGGACCCATCGACTTGACTCCTCGTGAATTCGAGCTCCTCAGTTGCCTCATGCACAATGCCGGACGCGTGCTCTCGCGCGAGCAACTGCTTCGTGATGCGTGGGGCTGGGAATATCTGGTCGAGACGAAAACGGTCGACACGCATGTCAAGCGCCTCAGAGATAAACTCGAGGCCGCTAAAGTCGATTCTTCCCTCGTGGAAACCGTCAGGGGCTATGGCTATCGTTTTCGCACCGAGTAA
- a CDS encoding quinate 5-dehydrogenase has product MALIKEIVSVSLGSSSRDHEVVVSVLGQEISMKRVGMDGDLTAMRDKLIECDENRNIDAIGIGGCDIFLNAAGRRYYFREIKKMVSCIANTPVVDGSGLKGAVEADTVRFMQEELGISFQGKNILVTSAIDRWGIAMACADADTRGVVSYGDLLYALDIPVMIHSKKVLTTATRILAPLAAQLPFKWLYPSESDSSTEIKRGAKTDKLYYDADIIVGDYKYVVQYMPDDMKETIVVTNTTTESDLELLHSCGVKTVVTTTPRLDGRSFGTNVMEAMLVALAESDKALTTEQYLAYLKQANFKPSVSTR; this is encoded by the coding sequence GTGGCTCTCATCAAAGAAATAGTCAGCGTATCGCTCGGTTCGAGCAGTCGCGACCACGAGGTCGTCGTATCCGTTCTCGGACAAGAGATATCGATGAAACGCGTCGGTATGGACGGCGATCTCACCGCCATGCGAGACAAACTGATCGAATGTGACGAAAATCGCAACATCGACGCCATCGGCATCGGGGGATGCGACATTTTTCTCAATGCCGCCGGGAGACGCTACTATTTCCGTGAAATCAAGAAAATGGTTTCTTGCATCGCGAACACTCCGGTGGTCGACGGGTCGGGGCTCAAAGGCGCCGTCGAGGCCGATACCGTTCGTTTCATGCAAGAGGAGCTTGGAATTTCGTTTCAGGGAAAGAACATACTGGTGACTTCTGCAATCGATAGGTGGGGAATCGCGATGGCATGCGCTGATGCCGATACCCGAGGTGTCGTTTCGTATGGAGACCTTTTGTATGCGCTCGACATTCCGGTAATGATACACAGTAAAAAAGTGCTCACCACGGCGACGCGCATTCTTGCACCCTTGGCGGCCCAGCTTCCTTTCAAATGGCTTTATCCGAGCGAGTCGGATTCCTCGACCGAGATCAAACGAGGTGCGAAAACCGACAAACTGTATTACGATGCCGACATCATCGTGGGCGACTATAAGTATGTGGTTCAATACATGCCCGACGACATGAAAGAGACAATCGTGGTGACCAATACGACGACGGAAAGCGACCTGGAGTTGTTGCACTCATGCGGCGTGAAAACGGTTGTGACGACCACGCCTCGACTGGACGGTCGATCGTTCGGGACGAACGTGATGGAGGCCATGCTCGTCGCTTTGGCCGAGTCGGATAAGGCGCTTACGACGGAACAATATCTCGCATATCTCAAGCAGGCGAACTTCAAACCGAGCGTCAGCACAAGGTAA